The sequence below is a genomic window from Glycine max cultivar Williams 82 chromosome 20, Glycine_max_v4.0, whole genome shotgun sequence.
AATCTGACACAGCTAAGGATACAAAGAAAttctgaatgataaaaaaaaatccttacatATCTTGTAATAGTGTTACtgaggaagaaaaataatagagaaGATAAACCATACATGAATCATCTTGTACCATCttgtttaaataagaaaaaacttaTAACTCCTTCAAATCTATTAAACCCAAAAATGATGAGTCACCTTCTGATTTTAATTCTATCTTAACGTTAGTCTTTTCTGAACAAACCAATTCTTTGCGTTTAATTAGTtagttcatattttattttatttctttttacaaacactgAATTGCAgatggagaaaaaaattaaatagatttaataaaacaattttatgttATCCATTTATTAAATGGAAAATCTTTGTAAGCATGAAATTTACAATTATCTTTCTAACATAAATTGATATCTTATCTCATCATccattttaattagaaaatttaaaattatggttGTTGagataacatattaattttaaataaaaacaatactaACAGTACCTATATTAGTACGTTTtataatagaaaagaaaataaacgaTGAAATGGTTGATAATTTTATGTCTTCTACAATTTTATGGTTACCCATTTATTAATtcgataaatttttttctttttaaaacatgttaaatgaatttcattatttagaagcataatttaatttatgcatcatattaaataagatatttttaacgTGAAATCAGGGCAAATGTATAAGTAGAAATCATTATtaaagtatataattattttatcaatcaattcagaaaaactttggaataaaatgacaattacaaaattttaaaataattatgatttatgcATAATTTTATTTGGACAATAAGTTCAGAATTTTCAACTCTCATCTAATTTTAGATATATCTAATAGCATCATTCAATTCAACATTAAATATGATTGTGTTGTTTTTCTTAAAGTCATTCACAGCATACAATTCAACCCAATGATCGATAGCATAATAGttcctaaaaagaaaaatgagaatggaaaagataaattaaatgttCTAAGCTCAAATTCAAATCGTAATCTCATTAACCTTTTCATATTGGTGCatcctacaaaaagaaaaaaaaaatcagaatctCAAAGCTTTACACATAAgaataatcataaaataaataaaaaccttcaCCCAAATCCTTTTAAAGCTTATACTTGAGAATCTTCATGTCTCTAAAATGAAAGATGCTTCACCGAAACATTGAGAGAAAAAACACAGTTGAAATTTcacataaataaaaagttagaactaataaaaaaaacagtacTGTATTATTTATAAGCACCATCTCCATTGAAAAgagaattttattcttattgaaATTAGTAATATATTAAGACGTTGAATATAAAGATTAGAAAATGAGTCAAAATGTATCAAAACTCAAACAAAAAAGGGACAATTGGATAAACCAATATAGAAGAGGAAGGAAAAggtgagtttgtttaaactttaaaaagtaattttaaaataagggaatgttaaaaaaaagttttttaaataagCAGATAAGATTTGCttcttgaaaaaaatagaaaaagcaaTTTTAAGAGTAATTTAGACAAACACAtcagaaaaaatatgaaatttattattttattaaaataaatgtttttctaaaaaaagaaataaactcaCCCATTGCatgaacatataaaataaaagcataaaaattgTTTGAACCATATAGAAGAGGTTAAAAAAAGGTGGCTAGACAAGAAAATAGAAGTTATGGAGAGTTCTTGCATACTGTCAAAAGAgtctaaaaaatctaaaaaaagtatgagaaaaagaaagtgaaagagACGGGGAAAGTAATCGCTTGCCCTGATGAAATTTGAATAGGGTGAGAGTCTTAACAGTAATTAAATCGATTGACTTTTCCCGTCAAGCACGTTGTCGATGTCCCATTGAGAATCATCAAAAATCACAAATGTTATTACAACCCTCACTCTATAAGGGAAGAATATATATGCACGATTAAAagtatttgttgaaataaataaataaaaaaaacataacattcatatatatacatacatatatatatatatatatatatatatatatatatatatatatatatatatatataaataatttgttaaagTTGAATGTAATTGTTAAAAAGCATGAGATGCTTGTGTAGTTAGATGAAGTCTCAGGAAATGTTACTGtaatttaatctaattattagtgtaatttactctaGTTATTAATGTTTTGTAGTTATTACTTTATTTAGagtgtaataatttaaatttagattataataattatgtttcaaggaaatttaactttaaaaatcatTGACCGTCTATTGATATTAtctctattattactattattcttattatcattattattattacttttagaattattattatgcctttttttaaagagaaggaaaaaaccGTGGCaacttgatgaaaaaaaaaacatgtatgagtataattattcatttataaaggagtatgtatatataagtttagagtaaaacaacaacaaaatgtaTGGGACTATCTATAAATCCATaaacatataaagaaaagaaaatattagtaGCATAAGTAATGTCTCGTGATATAAGTTATAGGAGGCAAAGCATGTAAAAACATAGATTTTTTGACACGGGATTACAAGTTTACAACAGTCTTTCTGCCCTCGTTTTAGATGttcattgtttttcaaattcTATAAGACTATATTTTTCCAGAGAGTCTGACGTTCACAATTATGTTTTTGAAGATTAACCAATAAAGAAGCTGCAGATGTAAAAATACAGTGCTAcgtatattacttttaattttggaAAGAAATGCAATTTggtcaaatataaaattattaatattgttttaattttgagtaactgataatttgaaatttaaaaaaattatattatttaaattataatcaataactggaaattttaaattttactgttTTCGtctcattataattattgtcctaaagatataaatgaaaaaagtaaataatgatacattaaaaacttaaaagaataattatttttttaaaaataattcttccACAGGAAAAGtaacaatatttataaaattaaccttatcattattaatttatttttttatttgtgtaacgtacattattaatattataaagaatataaatgaaaaaaatgaattaatatgGAATAgagtatttaatattatattaaaaagttaaaataataattattttgaaataatttttttctttttacataatGATTATTATGGAATAGAGTATTTAATTagcaattttatattaatgactaattaatttataattaagagaCACAAGTTAATTTAAATGTAAGTTATCAGAAACATAATAAACTAGCGGGTATCCCGAGCAATCCACGGCTATTTTTGTTAATGGTTTTGTcttaaacaataaattatttatcatcataattcattaattcttgttaatacatattttgctatttcttttatataattaatgattttaatttgtaaaaataagaaaatagtaatgtttgcgggaaaaaaaaaaattaagattacaaATTTTACCAGAAACTATAGTCGTATCTTCAGCACGCTCAACAAGCAATGTTAAATCAAATCGTTCCACTTCCACTAACAAAAATCATGAGCAACCACAACCTCtaataacattaataaaaatattcatgagTATTTATTGGCTCGGTcattaatagaataaaatattaagttgGATTTTATTAAACTATAGTACTTTCTAAATAATTTACTATGTCCATAAAACTATCTTCTTCATACATCTTAAGTTGTACcgattacaaataaaaaagaagccagcatttaaaaaatcaaattgttttACACCtccttcttataaaaaaaatagttttatagtaATATATTTCTAAATATAGTAACGCATAAGTTATAACTACTTTTTGAAtgttttatttctataaaaacccaatgattatttatatttgaataggGAGtcatataatcttatatattattttacctttcatAAAAAACTATGTattatcctttttttatataagtttatATCCAATAATTTTATCAGATATACATGGTGTTATACGTTagcaaaaactaataatatcaaAAGCAATATATTAAAGGTTTAAATACTTCTTTTATTCATGTAATTAagtatttctttcattttcgtcctttcaaaaaacaaattgttttaGTGCTtgcaaaatatctttattttatatttatcctTAAAGCACTTAATAACACTTTTTTaaccattcaaagcattttttaCTGTTCAAAACGTTTTAAGGACAAAATGGCTAACGATTTCTCCTTTTCTACAAATGGTTTGAATGGCTCTAGTTCCGAAAAAGATCCTCCTGACGGTGGAGGGGTGGTGGAAAAGTTGAACATGTATCATTCATAGACATAGCAATGAAGCATCGCAAAGTTATGCCTCCAAGGCCAAGAATTgatcttttcaaagaaaatctaGCAAGGATTGAGTACAAGAATGGGAATCCTTTAAATCCAATGATTCACATTGTTGATTGGGTTTATGAAGGTCTGTGTGCCCCATGGCAAGATGCTTTGGTGATCAAGCTTTTGGGGAGGAATTTAGGGTTTCAAATCCTACATGAGAGACTGACACGGTTATGGAAGTTATTTGCTGGTTTTGAAATGCTTGATATCTATAATGggtattttatgattaaatttgatATGTAGGAAGACGGAACAAAAGTGATGAAGGAGGGCCTCTGGATGGTCTTTGATCACTATCTCACGGTCAAAACATGGAATCCAGACTTTAGCTCCCCGGCggaaaaaactaacaaaacccTGGTATGGATACGTTATCATGAACCTTGTTTATTATGACGAAAGTATTCTTTTGGCATTGGCATCAGCAGTAGGACACCCTATCAAAGTTGATAACAATATGAAAGATTTTCGGAGAGACCATTTTGCATGTGTTTGCATTGATGTTGATCTTACCAAGCCAGTTGTTGGTAGGGTTTGGCTTCATGGATTCTAGTATAGTAGAGTACGAAGGATTCCATATAATTTGTTCTATGTGTGGGTGTTACAACCACTTGGGTCGAGATTGAAGCAACAACCTGCGACAGATCAATAGAATGAGAAACAAACATTAGCCATGGAGGGCAGTGGAAAAGAAACCCACTCAATCATAATTAATGATTCAGCaatggaattgaaaaaaaaaacattacactactaaaaaaactatttgttaTGACACGATATCGACAACGGTTGTCATAGACCCGTCTAAGAAAGCATgtcggtgacatttttgtaaatattgagATTTAAACTAAAGGCGGTTTTGTTCACCCGTCTTTAAATGAGTTATTCTACGATGGTTATTTacaaaaccgccttagaatgtatttGTGAAAAGCATACTAATTGCATTAAAACTTAAGACCCTTGACTCATGAGAGGCTTATGGAATGAcactctttttcttccttgcaAACCCTAGCACAAATAGTGTTCCCTCGCCTTCCTTGGCTTCGGCACCAGCACCGCCACCcgtctcctcctcctccaccacccctCCGCCCTCCTCCACTACTGGGAGCTCGACCCCGCCATCATCCAGGTCGCCCGCGAGTACTTCAACCTCGCCTGCCTCGAGAGGGACTACCAAGACCGCCTCTTCATCTACGTTGACGACGCCCTCAACACCACCGTCCCCAACGGCTTCTCCGGGGTCGTCGTCGACCTTTTTTCGAAGGGCTCTTTAATCCCCAAGCTCCAAGATCTTGCCACTTGGCGGATGCTGGGGGGAGGTTGAGGAAGGGAGGGAGGATCATGGTGAACGTTGGAGGGAGCTGCGTGGAGGCAGAGAATAGGCTCAGAGATGGGAAGGTTGTTATGGAAGAGACTCTCGGAGCGATGAAGGAGGTTTTCGGAAAGAAGGTTTTTGTTCTGAGTCTTGGGAATCGTAAGGATGATAGCTCACTTACTCTCACTGGGGATTTGCCTCACCTTGAGGAATGGAAGAAACTCCTTCCTGGTCCCTTCAAATGTTATGCTAACATGTGGACACTTTACTCTCAGTAGTACCTTACTTTTTTTGCTCTTAATCTGTTTGTGTTTATTCCTCTGTGAAATATTCTTCATGTTTACTCCTTTTTCAAGCAGAGTAAATTCATTTTTGGCAACAAAATTTTACGAGGTTAGTGGTGATTGTGTTGGTGGCACTGATAACAGATGTGACTGTGGAGTTTATGCTAAGGTACACAAGTTCCGGTAAATCCTCCACTTACGTGGGCATGATGGTCGAGTCCTTTGGCTCCATAGGATCCCTTGCAATTAAGATTTGCGTCATCATAACCAATTTAGGGGTTCTTATCATCTATTTCATTATTCTTGGTACGTAAGTTCATCTCACCTTCAATTCCTTCTTTGTAATTAAGTTAAGTTTACTTGCAACTCAATTTTTACTTATTTGGTAggatttatttttgtatataaatttaGATGGTCcgaaaatgtttttcttttactagGAAATTCAGGGAGCAGTTGAAGGAATGGTGGCATCAAAAGTAATTAGGAAATTCAAGGAAAGGTTGATTTCATGAACTATATAGATATTTCGAAAGTCATAATGTTTGTACCTTTATGGACTTACATTTTCTAACTATTCCCTGTCTAtgacatatataaatttgaCTGGGTTCATTGGCTTTGTTTTGGAAGGAGACGTGCTCTGTGGAAATGAGTCGAACGATATCGCACACTTGGGTATTCTACAAGATTGGTTTGGCATCAACTGGTTGACCTCTCGTGCTTTTGCTCTTCTTTTTGTTGCACTCTTCATAATGGTTCCACTTGTTATGTTACGTCGTGTTGGTCAATATTACTACTATACCCAAATGCACAagcaatttttgttttcttggcaAATTAAACGTAACCCTTCTTCATCTTAGGAACAATTGGCTAATTAAGCacaatttatatattgtttccAATGTTTTATATGTACATATTCACTGAGGTATAGTTCTGCAATATCAATCCTACTAGCATTGGTGTTTGTTGTAATATGCTCATCAATGGCGATTAGTGCATTGTTGTCTGGAAAAAGTCAGACACCGAGAATAGTGCCTGATTTCTCTCAAGTCACTGTCATTTACCTTTTCACCACTATCCCAGTGTTTGTCATGGGTTCCGATTCCATGCCAATGGTTAGTTTCAACATTTTATAACTTCcaactgtagaagcaagcttcatgatgaatcaagattgattcaaagaagttttgatgataacaaaggtgatgacaaaaagctcaaaggttaagaacacttcatgataacaaagatgatgatctcaagaatcaaagaatgagttcaagatgttcaagattgaatcaagaacacttcaaggttcaagaggaaatttgatttcaagaatcaaaaatcaagattcaagcttcaagcttccaagaatcaagatcaagattcaagactcaagattcaagaatcaagagaagacttaatcaagataagtatgaataagttttttcaaaaactgagtagcacatggatttttctcaaaacttgtttaccaaagagtttttactctctggtaatcgattaccagattgttgtaatcgattaccagtagcaaaatgtttttgaaaaagttttcaactgaatttacaacgttccaattgatttcaaaatgttgtaatcgattacaatgttttggtaatcgattaccagtgtgcttgaacattgaaattcaaattcaaatgtgaagagtcacattctttcacaaaaaagctttgtgtaattgattacactgatttggtaatcgattaccaatgatagtttctgaacaaatcaaaagatgtaactcttcaaatgatttttgactttttcaaattggttttaagtttttctaaaagtcataactcttctaatggttctcttgaccagacatgaagagtctataaaagcaaggctttgttttgcatttcattattcaaccaatcaatcattctatacatctatctttccaattcattctttagacaacaaacttttgccaattgatttctgagtctcttcttcttccttttgccaaaagctttccaaagttttctggttttccaaaccttgaaaacttgtgctattcattcttttcatctcttcttcctttgccaaaaaggattcgccaaggactaaccgtctaaattctttttgtgtctctcttctcccttttccaaaagaacaaaggactaaccacctgaattcttttgtgcctcccttctcccttgtcaaagaattcaaaacaacacagtctgagaattcttttgattcttccctttcccatatacaaaagatttcaagggactaaccgcctgagaattcttttgtatccccattcacaaagtttcaaaggtttaaccgcctgagaactttgtcttaacacattggagggtacatcctttgtggtacaagtagagggtacatctacttgggttgttgactgagaacaagagagggtacatctcttgtggatcagttctagtagagggtacatccattAGGTTGttaaaagagaacaagggagggtacatcccttgtggatctttgcttgtaaaaggatttttataaggttggaaaataaatctcaaggactacaggtcgcttggggactggatgtaggcacgggttgttgccgaaccaatataaaaactcttgtgtgtttgtctccttcttccctattcttttaatttccactgtgcattttaatttccgtttttacttttggttaagtttctcttctactcttgattcacttaacaacatagtaaaagccttagaagagtaaatttttaattagtaaaggtttaggaataattaattcaaccccccttcttaattatttattctgaggccacttgatccaacaccaaCTTAATTATAtcatcttttactttttctttgaatttgtcatttttcaagaaaaaatctatttatacGTATATGTTActattatttacataatacTGTATGAAGTAATTATTGCTTTGTTAattataatatcataaaaaagaagACACTAGTGTTTAAAATGTTAAAGTAATAAATGGGAGAAATAATGAACGTATGGAGGAAGttatagataaatattaatataaatgaggagattaattatttatctatatattataatcTTCGAGGACTCataaaaaacagagaaaggATTATTTAACATCAATTAATTAACCTATTAATTccaataaatatcattttattcaattaattaaccTATTAATCATGTGTGACCTATGATTCTTTTTATGGTGTGATGCTTACAGATTCAGTGGATCTTCCAGTAGTATAAGTCACCCAAATTCTATAGACTGGATTCTTTCTTCTGCTCATGTTATTACCCCTTCACCATGGACAATCTTTGGCTACCAAAATGGTAAATGTTTATTTCCATTTCTGTTGTTTAGTTGTCATTGTTTTGTGaaagttgttttaaaatttcactcAAGTACTAGAGCTGGATAAATGTTTTTATGGTGTAATGCAGGTTTACGACAATTCAAGGAAGCAAAAGACAAGGATTCTAATGGGAAGGTTGGCAGAATTTGTTTTcagtaattattgttttatattcatgcTAGAAATATGAATTCTTGAATATGCTCCTATCTTCAGAAATGGGATAATCACCTTGCAATAATGGTTGTTGGTGTGGTTGATGGAACTTCGATCAGAAGCCATCTTCCAGACTCTTCAGAAGGTATAAACATATGGTTTCAGTTCTTGTACTCACATTTGTGCacatatattcattttaatgaGTTTCATTCCAGCAgtaagcttttaaaatttgttaaaaattataaaaatttgtaatatttgcttcttatttaataagtttcactcatattttaaaaaaattcgataaattttaattaataacaaaaaataagttaaactaCACGTGTTAGAAAATATGTTAGAATACTtctctacttttatttttttttaggaaaaaagatAACAccaataactaattaataagcattattaatatatcatatatgagTCATGACAGTTGTGGCTTGTGGCATGAAGGAGATGTCTGAAGATGATAAATGATACAACTTTTGGTATGTGCATTGCCTTCAAAGGAGATGAATCCTACTGAGAAGCATGCAAACATGCATATATTGTGTTATGCTTGGGTACAaggtaataaattttttcttatcactccaacaattttattttctttttctttttcttctatatgTCTTTCAGTACTATGCTATTGTTATATCTTTGAAGGGGATATCAATGAGTCCTACATGATCAATTTTTCATATCTTTTGAACATATTTTGCTTTGCTAGTAGTTTGACAAATCCAAAATCAACTGTGATCAAGATAAACCTTGATCATAGATTTTTTCCAAAATCCTTTAAACTAGTGAGATATAGATGGGACACATGATTTATATCCACATTTTAATTgacttatttcaaaattaaagacTTTTATTTGCTAAAATTAACCTATTTCGAAATAAACATTAAGTTTATGAACAAGATGAAAGGTATTTGATAGAGGTTTTATAAaaagactattttttaaaaatttctttcaaaataatttttaaaattaatcataaagaCTTGAAAATACATGTCTATGGTCCCGCTCGTCGTGTAGTAAAGTTTACTTATAAAATTCTGGCGGATACACTAGATAAATAGTTCTAGCGGATAGCTATGGAGAACAATGATGAAGATgcataacatgcatttcatttattaatatcaaaataaattttgatgaagaatgaatgtttttttggatgagaaaaaaatttaagttagaCCTTAAGAGTTAATTGGaattataataaactttaaGACTCCAAGAacacatatttataaaatacttaTTAATCATCCATTCACAAGATATTTACGGCTGTCATtcacggtttttttttttaaatatgaatctTCGTTGGTATGAAAGGATGAGTGCTTGAAAAAAAGTACAAAAGTGAGAGTGGAGCTTGAAAAAAAGTACGGCATTGTGTGTAGCTTTCCTACTCCTTGAGCTTGGCATTTACTAttccttgtaatttttttctgaaGGCTAGAGGCATTAACGTTGAAAGTGTTCTGTAACCATAATCAAGGCAATTGATTTATGCACCACtttttgtatagaaaattaatatttgctGAGTTTTTTAATTTGCAGGGGAATAATAGCATGATTATTTAATGTACCTTGTAGTCATAGGCGGTTTCAAGGTCCGGCTACCCTGGGCAATTGCCCAGGCTCTGGCATAAcccttttaattttatgttactaatatttttttttttttggtgctgtactattatttttctttattaatgaaTTAAACGGGCAACTATCATGTTTAGCACGCAGATTCAACAAAAAGTATCTTGATGTTAAATAGTTAGTTGAACTAGCTGGCATAACCCTTTTTGTGGACTGTGTATTCTTAtccttcactctttttttttttttttcttggtagaATTTTCCTTCTCATTTATTTACCCTTTGTAAACAATAATTACGATAATTCATGCAATAGGGTAATAACAACTATAGAAACACCAATCACATGAATTCATTATTATTGGTCAGCTTTTTCACAAATTTACTATGAGCTTAAAGCAAATATCATGTGATGTTGTTCTATAAATCTAAGTTGTACATTTATCAATTACTAGTATTTTAgtgaatgtttattttatataactaaaatttataatttataataaataaatacttatatataaattatgaaataattttacacaaacataaaaatggagaaaattaaaagaaaaatattaaagaaagggCAAGAAATTGAAAGGGCAAAACAATTGtaagagttaaaaattaaaagggcaAAAATATAGGTAACAGAAACAAAAGAAGTAAAGCTTCGTCACCGCAGCAACACTGTAGAAACCTTAAAGGTTCCGCCATCGACACCTACTGGTTCTTTTCCGACTACCgccttcccctttttttttcggttagtaattgtttaatttcaaCTGATTGTGGTtttaaattgaaacaattaACACAAAGGTagcagagaagaagaagaaaaatttgggtttatttgcACCGCCTAGTAGTAGCAgacacagagaaga
It includes:
- the LOC100787063 gene encoding amino acid transporter AVT6C-like, producing the protein MLRYTSSGKSSTYVGMMVESFGSIGSLAIKICVIITNLGVLIIYFIILGDVLCGNESNDIAHLGILQDWFGINWLTSRAFALLFVALFIMVPLVMLRRVDSLRYSSAISILLALVFVVICSSMAISALLSGKSQTPRIVPDFSQVTVIYLFTTIPVFVMGSDSMPMKWDNHLAIMVVGVVDGTSIRSHLPDSSEEMRRFLVDRASIENVNVVQQEAELEPPPNVVNEFNPNEIVRDPGHRKQINEYAPDIQDQVRRAYILKGLMQPHLPSFYFEVNVKVVWYHKRAFKYIAKKRS